From Herbaspirillum sp. WKF16:
GGCAGGCGCGAGGAAGGCGCCGGCCGCCTCCAAACCGGTGCCGGCGAAGATCAACATGGACTTCGACGCCGCCGGCAGCCTCTCCCCGGAGCTGCGCCTGAAACTGGCCTTCGCCGTCCACGACAGCACCTACGGCGAGCTGCCCATGGGCGGGCGCGGCAACATCAACCTGGCCGGCATGCGCCTCTTGCCCAGCAAGGCCAACCTGCAGGTGGCGGGCAATACGCTGGACCTGGACGGCAGCTTCGGCGCCGTGTCCGACCGCCTGAACCTGAAGATCGACGCGCCGCAGCTGCAGCGCCTGGGCTATGGCCTGTCGGGCCTGCTGAAGCTGGACGGCCAGTTGAGCGGCACGCGGCAGCGCCCCAACCTGCGCGCCGCCTACCAGGCCGAGCAGTTGGTGTTCGGCGCGCACCGCCTGCGCCGCCTGGCCGGCGAAGCCGACCTGCGCACCAACCTCGCCGCCGGCGTCGCCTCGCCCGACAACCGCATGGCGCTGACGCTGGACGGCGAAGGCTACAGCGGCCCGCAAGCCGAGCTGAACAAGCTTGCGCTCAAGCTGGACGGCACCTGGGCCGACCATACCCTGGACCTGCGGGCCGACGGTCGCCTGCTGCAGCATCCGCTGGACCTGAGCTTTGCCGCGCGCGGCCGGGTCACCGAAAAAACCAAGGGCAACTACGGCTGGGCCGGCGTCATCTCCAGGTTCGACAACCAGGGATTCCCGCGCATCGCCATGAGCAGCCCGCTCACGCTGGAGGCGGCGGCCGACATGGTCGAGGCCGGCAGCACCCGCATCGCCATCGACCGCATGGCAATCGACCTCAAGCGCCTGTCCTACCGCCAGGGCCGCATCGCCTCGGCCGGCCAGGCCAGCGCGCTGGACATCGGCCGCCTGCTGGAGATCGCCCAGGAATTCACCGGCGCGCCGCCGCCGGTCAAGACCGACCTGGTGCTGGATGCCGACTGGGACTTCTCGCTGGCCGAAAGCGCCGCGGGCCATGTGCAGATCCAGCGCAAGTCGGGCGACGTGCGCGTGAGCGCCAGCAATGGCGAAGCCGGCCTGGGCTTGTCCGAACTGAAGCTGCGCGGCGACTTCCAGGGCCAGCAGATGCGCGTCAACGGCCGCGTCGATGCCGCCCGCATCGGCACGCTGGCGCTGGACGGCGAGATCGGCCTGCAGCGCATCGACCAGTTGCTGACGCTGGCCGACGGCTCGCCGCTGAACCTGAAGGCCAGGCTCGACGTGCCCGAACTGAAGCGCGTGGGCGACCTGATCGGTCCGCAGGTGAGCCTGAACGGCAAGCTGGGCGCCGAATTGACGGCCGCCGGCACGCTCGGCCAGCCCAAGCTCTCGGGCGCCATCAATGGCGACAACCTGGCGCTGACGCAATTCGATCAGGGCATCCAGCTCAAGGACGGCATCGTGCGCATCGTCATGGACAGCAACGTGATCGAGCTGCGCCAGATCGAATTCCACGGCGGCAAAGGCACCCTCAAGGCCGCCGGCAAGGTGCAACTGGGCGCCGAGAACCCCGACCTCAATGCCACCATCACGGCCGACCGCCTGGAGCTGTTCGCCAGCCCGGACCGCCAGTTGATGCTGTCGGGCCGCGGCGCCATCGCCAACGTCAAGGAACAATTGCGCATCGACGGCAAGTTCACCGTCGACCGCGCCCTGTTCGACCTGCCCAAGAGCAGCGCGCCCAAGCTGGGCGACGATGTCGTGGTGATCCGGCGCGACGGCAAGAACAAGGTCGGCGCCAACGCCAGCTCCAAGGAGAAACTGCAGGCCGCCAGCGAAAAGCCGGCCGGCAAGTTCGCGCCGGTGATCGACCTCGCGCTGGACCTGGGCAACAACTTCCGCTTCCGCGGCAGCGGCGCCGACCTGCGGCTGCGCGGCGACATGGCCGTACGCAGCGAGCCGCTCTCGCCGCTGCGCGCCACCGGCACCATCAACGTCGCCGAGGGCACCTACGAGGCCTTCGGCACCAAGCTCAACATCGAGCGCGGCATCATCAACTTCCAGGGGCCGATCGCCAACCCCAACATCAACATCCTGGCCATGCGCCGCAACCAGGACGTCGAGGCCGGCGTCTCGGTCACCGGCAACGTCAGCCAGCCGCGCGTGCAGCTGGTGTCCGAACCCAACGTGCCGGACGACGAAAAGCTCTCGTGGATGATGTTCGGCCACGGCACCGACAGCTCCAGCATCGGCCAGCGCAGCGCCAGCAGCCAGGCGCTGGCGCTGGTGGGCAACATGGGCGGCAAGCGCATCGCCAAGGACATCGGGCTGGACCAGTTCTCGATCGGCTCCAGCGAGTCCGGCCTGACCAACGACCAGGTGGTCAACCTCGGCAAGGCCATCACCGAGAAGATCACGCTGGGCTACGAGCAGAGCCTGCAGGGCGCGGCCAGCGTGGCCAAGGCCACCTGGCAGATCTCGCGGCGCTGGTCGGTGGTGGCGCGCGCCGGCACCATCAACGGCCTCAACATCCTGTTCAACCGGCGCTTCGACTGAGGCTGGCGTCGCCGTCATGGGCCTGCGTGGTCTGAATCTTGCGTAAGATAGCCGCATGCATTCTCTCGCCAGGCGCCATGAAGAATCTCGACCATCACATCCGCCAGTTCCTTGAAATCTGCCGCTGCCAGTCGCTCTCGGAGGCGGCCGACAAGCTCGACATGAGCCAGTCCGGCCTGAGCCGCACGCTGGCCGCGCTGGAGACGCACCTGGGCCACGCGCTGTTCGAGCGCAACGGGCGCGGCGTGCAGCTCACCGATGCCGGCGTCAAGCTGCGCGACGCCGCCCAGCCCGCCTACGACAGCGTCGACGACGCGCTGGAGCAGTTGAAGACCGCCCAAGGCGTCACCAGCGGCGCGCTGCGCGTGGCCACCATCCACACGCTGAGCTATTACTTCATGGGCGACGTGGTGGCCAGCTTCATGAGCCAGCGCCCGGCGGTCAACATCTCGGTGGTGGGCCGCGCCTCGCCCGACGTGGTCGAGCTGGTGGCCAGCGGCAAGGCCGAGATCGGCTTCGTCTACGACACCGCGGTCGACACCGATGCCGTGGAGATCATCCCGCTGTTCGAGGAAGAAATGGCGCTGGTCGCCTGCGCCGCCTCCTTCGCCGCGCAGCAGGCCTCGATCGACCTGGTGGCGCTGGACCTGCCGCTGGTGAGCTTCCCGCAGCACTACGCCTTGCGCCGCATGCTGGAGCGGCAGGGGTTCCGCCCCCGCATCTCGGCCGAAGTCGAGACCGTGGACGCCATGCTCAAGCTGGTCTCGCTGACCGGCGGCCACTGCATCCTGCCCGACCGCATCTCCACCGAACTGCTGTCGGACTATGGACTGGTGCGGGTGCCGCTGGAGCGTCCCGCGCTCAAGCGCCGCATCGTGGCCATCACCAACAAGGCGCGCACGCGCTCGCCGCTGGCCAGCTTCATCCTGGAGATTGCCTTGCAGCACAAGGGCTGAAGGCCGGCGCCCGCCCTGCCCCCGCGCATAGCAGCTATGACTGCGGCGTCATGGATTGATCCGCATCCGTCACCAATAATCCTCGCACCGCCCCGCATTCCTTTCAATCGTGTGATGAATGCGGCGCGCCACGATCACGAGGAGAAAAGATGGATCTGCGAAGCAAGGAATATTTCGACCAGCGCGCCACGCAGGAAATGCAGCAGCACCTGAAGCAGAGCCGGCGCCCGCTGCGCGAGACGCTGGCCTACGCCGCCAGGATCCTGGCCATGACCGGGCAGGAAGCCGGCCTGGCAGGCCAGATCAGCGCCCGCTCGGAACGCCCCGGCGCCTACTGGACGCTGCGTTTCGGCCTGGGATTCGACGAGGCCACGCCCGAGGATTTCATCGAGGTCGACGGCGACCTCAACACCCTCTCCGGCGAAGGCATGGCCAACCCCGCCACCCGCTTCCACCTGTGGGTCTACAAGGCGCGCCCGGATCGCCACAGCATCATCCACACGCACTCGCCCTACGTCTCGGCGCTGGCTGCGGCCAAACAGCCGCTGGTGGTGTCGCAGATGGACATGACGCCGTTCCACGACGACTGCGCCTTCCTGGCCGAATGGCCGGGCGTGCCCATCGCCGACCAGGAAGGCGTGATCATTTCCGAGGCCATGGGCGGCAAGCGCTCCATCCTGCTGGCCAGCCACGGCCAGCTGACCACCGGCGACTGCGTGGAAGAAGCGACCTACCTGGCCGTCTACCTCGAACGCGCCGCCCGGATGCAGGTGCGCGCGCGCATCTTCGGCCCGCTGACGCCGCTGCCGGACGCGCTGGCGGCGGAGGCCCACGACTACCTGCTCAAGCCCTCCATCGTCAAGGGCACGTTCGACTACTGGTGCCGCCAGGCCGACGCGCTGCGCTGACGACAAAAGAACGGGACAGAGACAGCGCCGCCCTGCGCGGCGCCCACATCACAACAGAAGGGGATCATCATGCAAGGCCACCTGAGCGCCGCCGGCGAGGCATCGCCGGCGGGGACGGTTCGCAACCGTCGCCAACACGTCATCGCTGGCGTCGCCAGCATGCTCGGCACCACCATCGAGTGGTACGACTTTTTCATCTACGGCACCGCCGCGGCGCTGATCTTCAACAAGCTGTTCTTTCCCGCCTTCGATCCGCTGACCGGAACGCTGGCCTCCTTCGCCACCTACACCGTGGGCTTCCTGGCCCGTCCGCTGGGCGGCATCGTGTTCGGCCACTTCGGCGACAAGGTCGGGCGCAAGTCGATGCTGCTGATCACGTTGCTGATGATGGGCGTGCCGACCATCATCATCGGCCTGATCCCGACCTATGAACAGATCGGCTACTGGGCCGCGGTGATCCTGGTGATCATGCGCATCATCCAGGGCCTGGCGGTGGGCGGCGAATGGGGCGGCGCGGTGCTGATGGCGGTGGAGCACGCGCCCAAGGGCAAGAAGGGTTTCTTCGGCAGCCTGCCGCAGACCGGCGTGGCGCCGGGCCTGATCCTGTCCTCGCTGGCCATGGCCGGGGTCGCCAGCCTGCCGGAGCAGGACATGCTGGGCTGGGCCTGGCGCATCCCCTTCGTGGCCAGCGTGCTGCTGCTGATGGTGGGCTGGTTCATCCGCATCAAGGTGGCCGAGTCGCCGGATTTCGAGACCATGAAGAAACGCGGCGACGAGGTCGGCCTGCCGGTGCTGGACGTGCTCAGGAACCACTGGCGCAGCCTGCTCAAGGTGTGCGGCGCGCGCCTGGCGGAGGTCACCTGGTTCTACACGGTGGCCACCTTCGCCCTTTCCTACGGCACGCTGCAACTCGGCCTGACCAAGGGCCTGATGCTCAACGCCATCATCTGCGGCGCCTTGCTGGCCCTGTTCTTCATGCCGCTGACCGGGATCCTGGGCGACCGCTTCGGGCATCGCCGCATCTTCGCCATCGGCGCCGTCGGCATCTGCCTGTTCGGCTTCCCCTTCTTCAAGCTGCTGGCCGCGGGGCAAAGCGGCTATGTCTACCTGGCCATGGTGATCGCCATCGGCGTGATCTATTCGCTGCTGTACGGCCCCGAGGGCAACCTGTTCTCGGCGCAGTTCCCGCCGCACGTGCGCTACAGCGGCATCTCGCTGGCGGTGCAGGTGTCGGGCGCCATCGGCGGCGGACTGGCGCCGCTGGTGGCCACCTGGCTGCTCAAGCTGGGCGACGGCCACCCGTTGCTGCTGGCCGGCTATCTCACGGGACTGGGCGTGATCGCGGTCATCAGCGTCTCGCGCATGAAGTCGGGCGACTGAACGAAGGCCTGACCTGCGGCCGCCTTGCGCGGCCGCATCTCCTTGCAGGTTTCCCCTATCGGAAAGGAAGCATCATGACAACGCAACGCGCCCCATCCTTCGACGAGCGCCTCACCGGCAAGCCCACCCCCACCGTCGGCGGCTCCACCTACGTGCGGCCGCAGGACATGGAATGGAAGCCTTCGCAATTCGAGGGCGTGGACATCAAGGTCCTGTACGAGGACAAGGCCGCCGGCGAGATGACCTGCCTGCTGCGCTGGGCGCCCGGCACGCAGCTGCCGATGCACAAGCATGCGGAACTGGAGCAGAGCTACGTGCTGGCAGGTTCGTTCTCCGACCACGACGGCATCGCCCGCGCCGGCGAATACGT
This genomic window contains:
- a CDS encoding translocation/assembly module TamB domain-containing protein; the encoded protein is MTEPQSPSPQQDREPPAPHHRGRGSRIALWSGGAVAVALLAMAGTALYALKTESGARLVWNAAAGALGGKLSGRLLGGTIADGLRLRDLHYKDDKRILDIDSIDGDWHLSLARRKLTVRYLRVGTVQLNQQPSPPEPSAMPTSLRLPLALEVGEVSLGKLSFTQGTSTTELAGLKLHGDSDGTEHTLVLDSLSTPYGDATALLHLNGRAPFAVSGGLELAGEYKTPGLQEKYRLAAQLSGSLQDLGIALKASGDKLNGSADIEATPFAPVPLKSARVDLQHINPQAFHAGAPQADLRVRADLAPVRQAAADAPLKVAGQVAIDNARPGSIDRQLLPLLSARAKLELDLRRQTLSDLDIRLPQNARIEGGGQFRPGSEEDGKKEDLAGNFKLRIAGLDLNQIHRQLKPTQLSGPLEVTLAPGSQKIALALDDRNLKLRVDSTITPQQVELAQASLAAGASRLEAAGTLKTVGAMDYAFKGKLVDFDPSAVLHAVEPQGKAAAGARKAPAASKPVPAKINMDFDAAGSLSPELRLKLAFAVHDSTYGELPMGGRGNINLAGMRLLPSKANLQVAGNTLDLDGSFGAVSDRLNLKIDAPQLQRLGYGLSGLLKLDGQLSGTRQRPNLRAAYQAEQLVFGAHRLRRLAGEADLRTNLAAGVASPDNRMALTLDGEGYSGPQAELNKLALKLDGTWADHTLDLRADGRLLQHPLDLSFAARGRVTEKTKGNYGWAGVISRFDNQGFPRIAMSSPLTLEAAADMVEAGSTRIAIDRMAIDLKRLSYRQGRIASAGQASALDIGRLLEIAQEFTGAPPPVKTDLVLDADWDFSLAESAAGHVQIQRKSGDVRVSASNGEAGLGLSELKLRGDFQGQQMRVNGRVDAARIGTLALDGEIGLQRIDQLLTLADGSPLNLKARLDVPELKRVGDLIGPQVSLNGKLGAELTAAGTLGQPKLSGAINGDNLALTQFDQGIQLKDGIVRIVMDSNVIELRQIEFHGGKGTLKAAGKVQLGAENPDLNATITADRLELFASPDRQLMLSGRGAIANVKEQLRIDGKFTVDRALFDLPKSSAPKLGDDVVVIRRDGKNKVGANASSKEKLQAASEKPAGKFAPVIDLALDLGNNFRFRGSGADLRLRGDMAVRSEPLSPLRATGTINVAEGTYEAFGTKLNIERGIINFQGPIANPNINILAMRRNQDVEAGVSVTGNVSQPRVQLVSEPNVPDDEKLSWMMFGHGTDSSSIGQRSASSQALALVGNMGGKRIAKDIGLDQFSIGSSESGLTNDQVVNLGKAITEKITLGYEQSLQGAASVAKATWQISRRWSVVARAGTINGLNILFNRRFD
- a CDS encoding LysR family transcriptional regulator, which gives rise to MKNLDHHIRQFLEICRCQSLSEAADKLDMSQSGLSRTLAALETHLGHALFERNGRGVQLTDAGVKLRDAAQPAYDSVDDALEQLKTAQGVTSGALRVATIHTLSYYFMGDVVASFMSQRPAVNISVVGRASPDVVELVASGKAEIGFVYDTAVDTDAVEIIPLFEEEMALVACAASFAAQQASIDLVALDLPLVSFPQHYALRRMLERQGFRPRISAEVETVDAMLKLVSLTGGHCILPDRISTELLSDYGLVRVPLERPALKRRIVAITNKARTRSPLASFILEIALQHKG
- a CDS encoding aldolase, encoding MDLRSKEYFDQRATQEMQQHLKQSRRPLRETLAYAARILAMTGQEAGLAGQISARSERPGAYWTLRFGLGFDEATPEDFIEVDGDLNTLSGEGMANPATRFHLWVYKARPDRHSIIHTHSPYVSALAAAKQPLVVSQMDMTPFHDDCAFLAEWPGVPIADQEGVIISEAMGGKRSILLASHGQLTTGDCVEEATYLAVYLERAARMQVRARIFGPLTPLPDALAAEAHDYLLKPSIVKGTFDYWCRQADALR
- a CDS encoding MFS transporter, yielding MQGHLSAAGEASPAGTVRNRRQHVIAGVASMLGTTIEWYDFFIYGTAAALIFNKLFFPAFDPLTGTLASFATYTVGFLARPLGGIVFGHFGDKVGRKSMLLITLLMMGVPTIIIGLIPTYEQIGYWAAVILVIMRIIQGLAVGGEWGGAVLMAVEHAPKGKKGFFGSLPQTGVAPGLILSSLAMAGVASLPEQDMLGWAWRIPFVASVLLLMVGWFIRIKVAESPDFETMKKRGDEVGLPVLDVLRNHWRSLLKVCGARLAEVTWFYTVATFALSYGTLQLGLTKGLMLNAIICGALLALFFMPLTGILGDRFGHRRIFAIGAVGICLFGFPFFKLLAAGQSGYVYLAMVIAIGVIYSLLYGPEGNLFSAQFPPHVRYSGISLAVQVSGAIGGGLAPLVATWLLKLGDGHPLLLAGYLTGLGVIAVISVSRMKSGD
- a CDS encoding cupin domain-containing protein; this encodes MTTQRAPSFDERLTGKPTPTVGGSTYVRPQDMEWKPSQFEGVDIKVLYEDKAAGEMTCLLRWAPGTQLPMHKHAELEQSYVLAGSFSDHDGIARAGEYVWRSKDSLHETYSEEGCVILAIYRKPNIFKNSAGFDAAGGKRIATRRKPA